In one Winogradskyella sp. MH6 genomic region, the following are encoded:
- a CDS encoding TonB-dependent receptor — protein MKKLFLLLTLIGSLFASAQNTGKIEGKITLEDGMPLSGATVYIQSLDKGTVTDFDGKYTIDDVAEGTYDISFSYVGFETTTQSVTVSAGKTTTVNTSLKESDSMLNEVIITSSKQPQKITDVPASVSVIRAKDIQEFPSFNIGELAARQKGVDFVRTGVLGTGINIRGFNSAFNSKNLQITDDRVSMLIATGLPYGSFSTVTKDDIERVEILLGPNGTLYGPNAHNGLVSTITKNPRTSEGTTLVFGGGSQNVITGRLRHAQVINDRLSYKVHFERTAGREFQYVDSVYVGTTAYGEKNLDRDFDALKYGGAVHYKTGKSSELIGYYGHSNNTNLAVTNAGRNQIKDWTLDIAQLKFVSKNFFANTYYTWSRTDETYAINQRTQNYVSFIENGFSEEESWSRSLYEQWVPAFGIAIPRGALFKDASERFNAEAQYNNNWGDFYLTAGAQYQLDMADSDGTYLLDQDGPIEIAQTGVYGQFEYKMDSGWNFLVGLRADNHDLYGTNLLPKAAITKSIDAGTFRLTYGRGMAVPSILNLKGNLFGGLVLGNGEGFTLSNGNKINALEVETINSFEAGFKGQISDKLYIDASAYYNMSENFISPLRNIADAANSVYVTHIGDTPIDEVSPGASVSPALLTYSNFGSVDTYGFDIGLNYYFSDAVRASLNYSYFGRSLDTNDSANDGNLDGVVLESELPINTPANKFNLGLHYTKNKFYGAVYGRWIEDYDFFSGINVAAETQDMDGDGVNEIVENARVGRTWNYGPLGGFVVDANIGYSLNDNVSLGVNVTNLFDTDMREFVASPAIGRLISFELKYNVNFFKNKKNKDD, from the coding sequence ATGAAAAAATTATTTCTATTGCTAACTCTTATTGGCTCTCTATTTGCTAGTGCTCAAAACACTGGGAAAATAGAAGGGAAAATAACCCTCGAAGATGGCATGCCTTTATCTGGTGCTACAGTTTATATTCAATCTTTAGACAAAGGAACCGTTACAGATTTTGATGGTAAGTACACCATTGATGATGTTGCAGAAGGCACTTATGACATTTCCTTTTCTTATGTTGGTTTTGAAACCACAACCCAAAGCGTTACGGTTTCTGCTGGCAAAACTACAACGGTGAATACCTCATTAAAAGAATCTGACAGCATGCTTAATGAAGTTATTATTACTTCAAGTAAGCAACCACAAAAAATAACAGATGTACCTGCTTCTGTAAGTGTTATTAGAGCAAAAGATATACAAGAGTTTCCTAGTTTTAATATTGGTGAGCTTGCAGCAAGACAAAAAGGTGTAGACTTTGTTCGTACTGGTGTATTAGGAACTGGTATAAACATCAGAGGTTTTAACTCTGCTTTTAATTCTAAAAATCTTCAAATAACAGATGATCGTGTGTCTATGTTAATTGCAACAGGATTACCTTACGGCTCTTTTTCAACTGTAACCAAAGATGATATAGAACGTGTTGAAATCCTTTTAGGTCCTAACGGAACACTTTACGGACCAAATGCACACAATGGTTTAGTAAGTACTATTACCAAAAACCCTAGAACATCTGAAGGAACAACATTAGTGTTTGGTGGTGGTAGCCAAAATGTAATTACAGGGCGTTTACGTCATGCACAAGTTATAAACGATAGACTATCTTATAAAGTTCATTTTGAAAGAACAGCTGGTAGAGAATTTCAGTATGTAGATTCTGTTTATGTTGGTACTACAGCCTACGGAGAAAAAAACTTAGATCGCGATTTTGATGCTTTAAAGTATGGAGGCGCAGTTCATTATAAAACAGGTAAAAGTTCTGAATTAATTGGTTACTACGGACATAGTAACAACACTAACTTGGCAGTTACAAATGCAGGTAGAAACCAAATTAAAGATTGGACATTAGATATTGCTCAGTTAAAATTTGTATCTAAAAACTTCTTTGCCAACACATACTACACTTGGAGTAGAACAGATGAAACTTACGCTATTAATCAGCGCACACAAAATTATGTGTCGTTTATAGAAAATGGTTTTTCTGAAGAAGAGTCTTGGAGTCGTTCGTTGTATGAGCAATGGGTTCCAGCTTTTGGAATAGCTATTCCTAGAGGAGCCTTATTTAAAGATGCTTCAGAACGTTTTAATGCAGAAGCACAATACAACAACAATTGGGGAGATTTTTATCTTACCGCTGGTGCGCAATATCAATTAGATATGGCAGACTCAGATGGCACTTATTTATTAGATCAAGACGGTCCTATAGAAATTGCACAAACAGGTGTTTATGGACAGTTTGAATACAAGATGGATTCTGGATGGAATTTCTTAGTTGGTTTACGAGCAGATAACCACGATTTATACGGAACCAACCTTTTACCAAAAGCGGCAATTACAAAATCTATAGACGCAGGAACGTTTAGACTTACTTACGGACGTGGTATGGCTGTGCCATCTATCCTTAACCTTAAAGGGAATTTATTTGGCGGCTTAGTATTAGGTAACGGTGAAGGCTTTACACTAAGCAACGGTAATAAGATAAATGCATTAGAAGTAGAAACCATTAACTCTTTTGAAGCTGGTTTTAAAGGACAAATATCTGACAAACTGTATATAGATGCTAGTGCTTACTACAACATGTCTGAAAACTTTATAAGTCCGCTTCGTAACATTGCTGATGCTGCAAACAGTGTTTATGTAACACATATTGGAGATACTCCAATAGACGAAGTATCTCCAGGAGCAAGTGTTTCACCTGCTTTATTAACATACAGCAACTTTGGTAGTGTAGATACTTACGGATTTGATATTGGCTTAAATTACTATTTCTCAGATGCTGTAAGAGCTTCACTTAACTACTCATATTTTGGTCGTAGTTTAGACACGAACGATTCAGCTAATGATGGTAACTTAGATGGTGTGGTATTAGAAAGCGAATTACCTATTAACACACCTGCAAACAAATTTAACTTAGGGTTACACTATACTAAAAACAAGTTCTATGGAGCAGTTTATGGTCGTTGGATAGAAGATTATGATTTCTTTTCAGGGATTAATGTCGCTGCCGAAACTCAAGATATGGATGGTGATGGTGTAAACGAAATTGTTGAAAATGCCAGAGTTGGAAGAACATGGAATTATGGTCCTTTAGGTGGTTTTGTTGTAGATGCTAACATAGGATATAGTCTTAATGACAACGTTTCCTTAGGTGTTAATGTAACCAACTTATTTGATACTGACATGAGAGAGTTTGTAGCGTCACCAGCTATAGGACGTTTAATTTCTTTTGAGCTTAAATACAACGTTAACTTTTTTAAAAACAAAAAGAATAAAGACGATTAA
- a CDS encoding alpha/beta fold hydrolase, whose amino-acid sequence MSKIKVNDISLDYEDYGSGKVLLMLHGLGSTKKDWDAQVPFFSKRFRVITVDLRGHGNSTKPQDAYGVHLMTKDIKYFLDALEIKKVTLIGFSMGGAVAFDFAVKYPENLENLVIVNSGPDFNDMGQIGKDLLNGRTKFLETKGLDALAKEISFNMFPEDSQINLRNEFEERCKQNDYNAYYKSFTTLMSWGLGEKLKDIKTRTLVVASDMDYTPVSFKEDYVSRLQNAKLVVIENSRHGAVIDQPEAFNNALLNFLNDE is encoded by the coding sequence ATGTCAAAAATTAAAGTCAACGACATAAGCCTAGACTATGAAGATTATGGCAGTGGCAAAGTACTGCTTATGCTTCATGGTTTAGGTTCTACAAAAAAAGATTGGGACGCTCAAGTCCCTTTCTTCTCTAAACGTTTTAGAGTTATAACTGTAGACCTTAGAGGTCATGGTAATTCTACAAAACCTCAAGATGCCTACGGAGTACATTTAATGACCAAAGACATCAAATATTTTTTAGATGCCTTAGAGATAAAAAAAGTAACCTTAATAGGCTTCTCTATGGGAGGAGCTGTGGCTTTTGATTTTGCAGTAAAATATCCTGAAAATTTAGAGAATTTAGTCATTGTTAACAGTGGTCCAGATTTTAATGACATGGGGCAAATAGGTAAAGACTTGCTTAATGGTCGTACTAAGTTTTTAGAAACCAAAGGACTTGATGCTTTAGCGAAAGAGATTTCGTTTAATATGTTTCCAGAAGATTCTCAAATAAATCTTAGAAACGAGTTTGAAGAACGCTGCAAACAAAACGATTACAATGCCTATTACAAATCTTTCACTACACTAATGAGTTGGGGTTTAGGAGAAAAACTAAAAGACATAAAAACTAGGACACTAGTTGTAGCTTCTGATATGGATTATACTCCAGTATCATTTAAGGAAGATTATGTCTCTAGGCTGCAAAATGCAAAATTAGTAGTCATAGAAAATTCAAGACATGGTGCTGTAATAGATCAGCCAGAGGCTTTTAATAATGCTTTACTAAATTTTTTAAACGATGAATAG
- a CDS encoding 3-hydroxybutyrate dehydrogenase, whose amino-acid sequence MNRVALITGSTSGIGLGIAKQFAKQGYSIMFHGLEENGDEIAKSVGEEYKVKTSFSNANMLQSKAIENLVKQTIEELGALHVLINNAGIQFVSPIEEFPNTKYENIIAINMNAAFYASKAAWPQMKSQNFGRIINISSVHGLRASEYKTAYVAAKHGVIGMTKVMALEGANHNITCNAICPGYVKTPLVEGQIKDQAKAHQMSEEEVVEKVMLKKQAVKEFVPIEAITNMALLLAKDSSTTITGTSFALDGGWSAQ is encoded by the coding sequence ATGAATAGAGTTGCGCTTATTACAGGAAGCACAAGTGGTATAGGTCTTGGTATTGCAAAGCAATTTGCAAAACAAGGTTACAGCATTATGTTTCACGGATTAGAAGAAAATGGAGATGAAATTGCAAAGTCTGTAGGTGAAGAATATAAGGTAAAAACGTCATTTTCTAATGCCAATATGTTACAGTCTAAAGCCATAGAAAATCTTGTTAAACAAACTATTGAAGAACTTGGAGCGCTGCATGTTTTAATCAATAATGCAGGCATACAATTTGTATCTCCAATTGAAGAGTTTCCAAACACCAAATATGAGAACATTATAGCCATAAATATGAATGCCGCTTTCTACGCATCTAAAGCAGCTTGGCCTCAAATGAAATCGCAAAATTTTGGTAGAATTATCAATATTTCTTCAGTTCATGGGTTAAGAGCTTCAGAATACAAAACAGCTTACGTTGCTGCAAAACATGGAGTTATTGGCATGACAAAAGTAATGGCTTTAGAAGGTGCAAACCATAATATAACCTGTAATGCTATTTGCCCAGGTTATGTAAAAACACCTTTAGTAGAAGGGCAGATAAAAGACCAGGCCAAGGCACACCAAATGTCTGAAGAAGAAGTGGTAGAAAAAGTAATGCTAAAAAAACAAGCCGTTAAAGAATTTGTGCCTATAGAGGCTATTACAAACATGGCTTTATTGTTAGCCAAAGACAGTTCTACAACTATAACAGGAACATCGTTTGCACTAGATGGTGGCTGGAGTGCACAATAA
- a CDS encoding single-stranded DNA-binding protein, which produces MNTLRNKVQLIGRLGQDPEIVNFEDGNKMAKFSLATDDSYKDKNGQKIERAYWHNIIVKGGLVKVVENYVTKGQEVAIEGKLTNRSWEDKDGNKRYTTEVVCNELLMLGK; this is translated from the coding sequence ATGAACACATTAAGAAACAAAGTACAGTTGATTGGAAGATTGGGACAAGATCCTGAAATTGTAAATTTTGAAGACGGCAACAAAATGGCCAAATTCTCATTAGCTACAGATGATAGCTATAAGGATAAGAATGGTCAAAAAATTGAGCGCGCTTACTGGCACAATATCATTGTAAAAGGTGGTTTGGTTAAGGTTGTAGAAAATTATGTTACCAAAGGACAAGAAGTTGCCATAGAAGGTAAATTGACCAACCGTTCTTGGGAAGATAAAGATGGTAATAAACGATACACTACCGAAGTGGTTTGTAATGAGTTGTTGATGTTAGGAAAATAG
- a CDS encoding spermidine synthase — protein sequence MKRLLSYIYPVSKTISSQYNGDLEITWYNGKKHLNSKNANYSYGSLQRILKFGLKKIELSKVDSILVLGMGGGSVIETLRQDFNYNSKITAVEIDQVIIDIAKTEYGISENDNLKIYCTDAYDFALQNTVRYDLIIIDLFIDLNVPDKFLSLDFWDGIIRSKSSRGSILFNASVGSQTSSSKLDHVISYLRSKVYDISVFDNVNNTNTIVIAKGL from the coding sequence ATGAAAAGACTTCTAAGCTATATTTATCCGGTTAGCAAAACCATTTCATCCCAATATAATGGGGATCTAGAAATTACATGGTATAACGGAAAAAAACATCTCAACTCAAAAAATGCAAACTATAGTTACGGTTCTTTACAGCGAATTTTGAAATTTGGTCTTAAGAAAATTGAACTCTCTAAGGTAGATTCTATTTTGGTTTTAGGAATGGGAGGAGGAAGTGTTATAGAAACACTACGGCAAGATTTTAATTACAATAGCAAAATAACAGCTGTAGAAATTGACCAAGTAATAATTGATATTGCTAAAACCGAGTATGGCATTTCAGAAAATGATAATTTAAAAATCTATTGTACTGATGCTTATGATTTTGCATTACAAAATACGGTTCGCTACGACTTAATAATCATTGATCTCTTTATTGATTTAAATGTTCCTGATAAGTTTTTAAGTTTGGATTTTTGGGATGGTATTATCAGGTCTAAATCTTCTAGAGGATCTATTCTTTTTAATGCTTCGGTTGGCTCCCAAACATCTTCTTCAAAATTAGATCATGTTATCTCTTATTTGCGCTCAAAAGTCTATGATATTTCGGTTTTTGATAATGTCAACAATACAAATACTATTGTAATAGCAAAAGGTTTGTAA
- a CDS encoding CBS domain-containing protein, with protein sequence MGIKSFQGARKQQQNTAPATALKVRDYMSTNLITFKPEQTVQEVVESLIKNKISGGPVVNDRQELVGIISEGDCLKQLSESRYYNMPLEHDNVEKRMVRDVETIDGNMDVFDAANKFLNSKRRRFPIVENGKLVGQISQKDILKAALHLKGENWNSTTKG encoded by the coding sequence ATGGGAATAAAAAGTTTTCAAGGGGCACGCAAGCAGCAACAGAATACTGCACCAGCAACAGCACTTAAAGTAAGAGATTATATGTCAACTAATCTTATAACGTTTAAACCAGAACAAACGGTACAAGAGGTGGTAGAGTCTTTAATAAAGAATAAAATCTCTGGTGGACCAGTAGTTAATGATAGGCAAGAATTAGTTGGTATTATCTCTGAAGGAGATTGCCTTAAGCAACTGAGTGAAAGCCGTTATTACAATATGCCTTTAGAGCACGATAATGTAGAAAAGCGTATGGTTAGAGATGTTGAAACTATTGATGGTAATATGGATGTGTTTGATGCTGCAAATAAGTTTTTAAACTCAAAACGCAGACGTTTTCCTATTGTGGAGAATGGCAAGTTAGTAGGACAAATTAGCCAAAAAGATATTCTTAAAGCCGCTTTACACCTTAAAGGTGAAAACTGGAATAGTACCACAAAGGGTTAA
- a CDS encoding NAD(P)H-binding protein has protein sequence MKKQISIIGCGWLGFPLAKSLVNKDYKVKGSSTSEGKLKTISEANIEAYVIALNEEGITGNYTDFLTGTETVVINIPPGLREDPDKNHVAEIQHLINALENQNIKNVIYISSTSVFKDETNFPIINADTVPNAISNSGKQLIAIENVLRKNTSFNTTIIRFGGLFDAQRHPSTYLAGRKNLSNPNAPVNLIHKEDCINIITLIIENNICNETFNAANPNHPTKKDYYTLYCKQHQLELPKFNASEKSKGKIIGNTKLEQLLDYSFKQAL, from the coding sequence TTGAAGAAACAAATTAGCATTATTGGTTGTGGTTGGCTCGGTTTTCCACTTGCAAAAAGCCTTGTAAATAAAGACTACAAGGTGAAAGGTTCTTCAACATCAGAAGGAAAACTAAAAACAATTAGTGAGGCTAACATTGAAGCTTATGTAATTGCTTTAAATGAAGAAGGTATTACAGGAAACTACACTGATTTTTTAACAGGAACTGAAACAGTTGTCATAAATATTCCTCCTGGTTTAAGAGAGGATCCAGATAAAAATCATGTAGCCGAAATACAACATTTGATTAATGCATTGGAAAACCAAAACATTAAAAATGTTATTTATATAAGCTCTACTTCTGTTTTTAAAGACGAAACAAACTTTCCAATTATCAATGCTGATACTGTCCCAAATGCTATATCTAATAGTGGCAAACAACTCATTGCGATTGAAAACGTGCTTCGTAAGAACACCTCCTTTAATACAACCATCATCCGGTTTGGTGGACTATTCGATGCTCAAAGGCATCCAAGTACGTATTTGGCTGGCAGAAAGAACCTCTCGAATCCCAATGCTCCCGTAAATCTCATTCATAAAGAAGACTGTATCAACATTATTACTTTGATTATTGAAAACAACATTTGTAATGAGACTTTCAATGCTGCCAACCCTAATCATCCTACTAAAAAAGACTACTATACGTTATACTGCAAACAACATCAATTAGAGCTTCCAAAATTCAATGCTTCAGAAAAAAGTAAAGGAAAAATTATTGGGAACACAAAACTGGAACAACTTTTGGACTACAGTTTTAAACAGGCACTATAG
- a CDS encoding M13 family metallopeptidase gives MRTNLNRVLAISGLAFFTVLGCKEEAKKDTAMAEEKIPGIILENMDTSVSPKEDFYKYVNGKWLETNTIPDDESHWGGFGVLRKSTRKDVLDILNTSKELGTYKEGSDQQKALLIFESELDTVARNEAGIKPLQPLLDKIDGIKNLNDMQTVYASTLGVGAPFAGIASNPGLNDSSMNMAWLFPAGLGLQRDYYLDQDEKTKEIRGQYIDHVARMLQYINYSEADAKVAAEKILAMETQLAEPRLDKVASRDIRNFNNPTSVADLQEMAPSINWQKFMDDMGIEKKVDTLLVMQPKYMKAMDAFLKSTPIEDIKIMMDWSTLNGAAGYLTTEIEKANWEFYGKTLNGSKAMRPADERALGTVDGSVGEAVGQLYVQAKFPPEAKEKAEKMIANVIKAFQNRITNLDWMSEETKKKAIEKLDKFTVKIAYPDEWEDYSDLQVKEGNSYAENMLAIGAWSQKKSLSEINEPVDKKEWGMPPQMVNAYFNPLNNEIVFPAAILQPPFYNYTADEAVNYGGIGAVIGHEISHAFDDSGARFDGDGNVNNWWTPEDLEEFEKRGKALADQYSSIEVLDSVYVNGPFTLGENIGDLGGVLGAYDGLQLYFKENGRPDNIDGFTPEQRFFMSWATVWRTLVRDEALRTQINTDPHSPGHIRATQPLKNIDAFYEAFDIKEGDAMYLPPEERVRIW, from the coding sequence ATGAGAACCAATCTTAATCGCGTTCTAGCGATATCAGGTTTGGCTTTCTTTACTGTATTAGGATGTAAGGAAGAAGCCAAGAAAGACACTGCCATGGCAGAAGAGAAAATTCCAGGTATTATTTTGGAAAACATGGACACAAGCGTTAGTCCAAAAGAAGATTTTTACAAGTATGTTAACGGAAAATGGTTAGAAACCAATACAATTCCCGACGATGAATCTCATTGGGGAGGATTTGGTGTTTTGCGTAAATCTACAAGAAAAGATGTATTAGATATTTTAAATACATCAAAAGAACTAGGAACATACAAAGAAGGCTCTGACCAGCAAAAAGCGTTGTTAATTTTTGAATCTGAGTTAGATACTGTTGCGCGTAATGAAGCAGGTATTAAACCTTTACAACCGCTATTAGACAAAATAGATGGGATTAAAAACCTAAATGATATGCAAACTGTTTATGCTTCAACATTAGGAGTTGGTGCACCATTTGCAGGTATAGCTTCTAATCCAGGACTTAACGACAGTAGCATGAACATGGCTTGGTTATTCCCAGCAGGTTTAGGTTTACAACGCGATTATTACTTAGATCAAGACGAAAAAACTAAAGAAATTAGAGGTCAGTATATAGATCATGTAGCGAGAATGCTTCAGTACATTAACTATTCTGAAGCTGATGCTAAAGTTGCAGCTGAGAAAATCCTTGCTATGGAAACACAGCTTGCTGAACCTCGTTTAGATAAAGTTGCTAGTAGAGACATTAGAAACTTTAACAACCCGACATCTGTTGCTGATTTACAAGAAATGGCACCATCTATCAATTGGCAAAAGTTTATGGATGATATGGGAATTGAAAAGAAAGTAGATACACTTTTGGTAATGCAGCCAAAGTACATGAAGGCTATGGATGCATTCTTAAAATCTACACCAATTGAAGACATTAAAATAATGATGGATTGGAGTACTTTAAATGGTGCAGCAGGTTACTTAACTACTGAAATTGAAAAAGCCAATTGGGAGTTTTATGGTAAAACATTAAACGGCTCTAAGGCTATGCGTCCTGCGGATGAGCGTGCGCTTGGTACTGTAGATGGTAGTGTTGGTGAAGCTGTAGGTCAGCTTTATGTGCAAGCTAAATTTCCGCCAGAAGCTAAGGAGAAAGCTGAAAAAATGATAGCAAATGTTATTAAAGCCTTCCAAAACAGAATTACTAATCTAGATTGGATGAGTGAGGAAACAAAAAAGAAAGCTATAGAAAAGCTTGATAAGTTTACTGTAAAAATTGCTTATCCTGATGAGTGGGAAGATTACTCAGATTTACAAGTTAAAGAAGGAAACTCTTATGCCGAAAACATGTTGGCAATAGGAGCATGGTCTCAAAAGAAAAGCTTAAGTGAAATTAACGAGCCAGTAGACAAAAAAGAATGGGGAATGCCACCACAGATGGTTAATGCGTATTTTAATCCATTAAACAATGAGATAGTTTTTCCGGCAGCAATTTTACAACCGCCTTTCTATAATTATACAGCAGATGAAGCGGTAAATTATGGTGGAATAGGAGCTGTTATAGGTCATGAAATCTCTCATGCTTTTGACGATTCTGGAGCACGTTTTGATGGTGATGGTAATGTAAATAACTGGTGGACACCAGAGGATTTAGAAGAATTTGAAAAAAGAGGAAAAGCTTTAGCAGATCAATATTCTTCAATTGAGGTTTTAGATAGTGTATATGTAAACGGCCCTTTTACTTTAGGGGAAAATATTGGTGATTTAGGAGGTGTTCTAGGTGCTTATGATGGTTTGCAACTGTACTTTAAAGAAAACGGAAGACCAGACAATATTGATGGATTTACACCAGAACAACGTTTCTTCATGTCTTGGGCAACAGTATGGAGAACGCTTGTTAGGGATGAGGCTTTAAGAACACAAATAAATACAGACCCACATTCACCTGGTCATATTAGAGCAACACAACCTTTAAAGAATATTGACGCTTTTTACGAAGCATTTGATATTAAAGAAGGGGATGCTATGTATTTACCACCAGAAGAGCGTGTAAGAATTTGGTAA
- a CDS encoding NAD-dependent epimerase/dehydratase family protein: protein MSSKILIIGACGQIGTELTAKLREIHGVENVIASDINTRKLDLVNSGPFEIIDAKNFNAIKDCCINHNIDTVYLMAALLSATGEKYPMEAWDLNMNSLFHVLNLAKEGTIKKVYWPSSIAVFGPTTPRDHTPQHTICEPTTVYGITKQVGERWCEYYYKKYGVDVRSIRYPGIISHKAMPGGGTTDYAVEIYHEAIKTGKYECFLSENTSLPMMFMEDAIKATVDLMEAPADNLTIRSSYNLSAISFTPKEIFESIKRHIADFEISYKPDFRQDIADSWPSSIDDSIARKDWNWQHHYDLDAMTEEMLNELKKRYSHYST from the coding sequence ATGTCTTCTAAAATATTAATCATAGGTGCCTGTGGACAAATAGGCACAGAACTCACCGCCAAGCTTAGAGAGATACATGGTGTTGAGAATGTTATTGCCAGCGATATCAATACCAGAAAATTAGATTTAGTCAATTCAGGTCCTTTTGAGATTATTGATGCCAAAAATTTTAATGCAATTAAAGATTGTTGTATCAATCACAATATAGACACTGTTTATCTTATGGCTGCACTTTTGAGTGCAACTGGAGAAAAATATCCTATGGAAGCTTGGGATCTTAACATGAATTCGCTTTTTCATGTTTTAAATTTAGCCAAAGAAGGCACCATTAAAAAAGTGTATTGGCCTAGTAGTATTGCTGTTTTTGGGCCAACCACACCTAGAGACCATACACCTCAACATACCATTTGCGAACCAACAACTGTATATGGTATCACTAAACAAGTTGGTGAACGCTGGTGCGAGTACTACTATAAAAAATATGGTGTTGATGTGAGGAGTATTCGTTATCCTGGTATTATAAGTCATAAAGCAATGCCTGGTGGTGGCACAACAGATTATGCCGTTGAAATTTATCATGAAGCCATTAAAACTGGTAAATATGAATGTTTCCTATCTGAAAACACAAGCTTACCAATGATGTTTATGGAAGACGCAATTAAAGCTACTGTAGACTTAATGGAAGCTCCGGCAGACAACCTAACCATTAGATCTTCTTATAACCTTTCGGCTATTTCTTTTACACCAAAAGAGATTTTTGAAAGTATAAAACGTCATATTGCAGACTTTGAAATAAGCTATAAACCAGATTTTAGACAAGATATTGCTGATAGTTGGCCTTCTTCTATCGATGATTCCATAGCGCGAAAAGACTGGAACTGGCAACACCATTATGATTTGGATGCCATGACAGAAGAGATGCTAAATGAATTAAAGAAAAGATACAGTCATTATTCTACTTAA